A stretch of Thermanaerothrix sp. DNA encodes these proteins:
- a CDS encoding TRAP transporter large permease subunit, producing the protein FCSLLLLSYITPPVGLGLYYFKGVAQDVPMDEICKGVMPFVVLMFLAVVIIVLFPESAMWFVRNLGRV; encoded by the coding sequence TGTTCTGCTCCCTGCTTCTCCTGTCCTACATAACCCCCCCGGTGGGGCTGGGACTGTACTACTTCAAGGGGGTCGCCCAGGACGTCCCCATGGACGAGATCTGCAAGGGAGTGATGCCCTTCGTGGTCCTAATGTTCCTTGCGGTGGTGATCATCGTCCTGTTCCCTGAAAGCGCCATGTGGTTCGTGAGAAACCTGGGAAGGGTTTGA